A region of Deltaproteobacteria bacterium DNA encodes the following proteins:
- a CDS encoding acyl-CoA thioesterase, which produces MSRRKKAIYFQREAGRPAPLVAASMRKVRFEEVDPLGIVWHGRYASYLEDGRVAFGEKYDLSYMTMRKERFLAPIVQMHVDYHSPLRYDDDFTIAARLVWSDAVKLNFEYILENSKGMVAATGYTVQLLTDPEQNVLLARPPFVENLCRRWMKGEIT; this is translated from the coding sequence ATGAGCAGACGTAAAAAAGCGATATATTTCCAGAGAGAGGCAGGCAGGCCTGCCCCCCTGGTTGCCGCATCGATGAGAAAGGTAAGGTTTGAAGAAGTCGATCCTCTCGGCATCGTCTGGCATGGGCGCTATGCAAGCTATCTGGAGGATGGACGTGTCGCCTTTGGTGAAAAATATGATTTAAGCTACATGACGATGAGAAAAGAAAGATTCCTTGCCCCCATCGTTCAGATGCACGTTGACTATCATTCTCCTCTTCGCTATGACGACGACTTTACGATTGCGGCAAGGCTCGTCTGGAGTGATGCTGTAAAACTGAACTTTGAATACATACTTGAAAACAGCAAAGGCATGGTAGCGGCAACGGGCTATACGGTGCAACTGCTGACAGACCCTGAACAGAATGTCCTCCTGGCCCGTCCCCCTTTTGTAGAAAATTTATGCCGGCGCTGGATGAAAGGAGAGATCACTTGA
- a CDS encoding phosphopantetheine-binding protein, with protein MSLENELKELIIKDLKLVDVTAKDIQDDDQLFGDGLGLDSLDAVELVVLLQKHYKIETKDLEESREVFTSIKTLADYVRSKRGNA; from the coding sequence TTGTCACTGGAAAATGAACTGAAAGAACTAATTATCAAGGACCTTAAGCTCGTCGATGTTACAGCTAAAGACATTCAGGACGATGATCAGTTATTTGGTGATGGTCTCGGACTCGATTCTCTGGACGCCGTCGAACTCGTTGTCCTTCTGCAAAAACATTATAAAATAGAAACAAAAGACCTGGAAGAGTCGCGCGAAGTCTTTACATCCATAAAAACGCTTGCTGATTACGTAAGGTCTAAAAGGGGTAACGCATAA
- a CDS encoding DUF2062 domain-containing protein: MNRPLIVIPTYNNSNTLSNVVQKALSTGLPLLVVNDGSTDGAIETLGGNREEILHFSKNQGKGKAIVAAANWARDHGYSHLITLDADGQHDPAEAPGFIEKLEAHPLAIIIGKRNFKNAQVPASSRFGRWWSNLWIRITTGQSVGDSQSGYRAYPVDAIIKVPCKGQRYNFEVEIIVRSAWAGLEMIDHDISVNYSAETKAASHFRSFRDNYHISVTYAGLVVRNFLPLPHKVIFKKEANDKPENRLSLRHPLKSLNILLKENTTPREIVSASMLGILLGTLPLIAMHSLSIIFIATRLRLNRLIALNISHLCAPPLVPAIAIEAGHFIRHGRFLTEFNYQTLGHEAHLRLYEYIIGAIVIAPFLTIFAGMAVYLLIQVYQAIVPVKGKEEPLG; this comes from the coding sequence GTGAACAGACCCCTCATTGTCATTCCCACATACAACAACAGCAATACACTCAGTAATGTTGTCCAAAAGGCCCTTTCTACGGGCCTGCCCCTGCTTGTCGTCAATGACGGCTCTACCGACGGCGCCATTGAAACCCTTGGCGGCAATAGGGAAGAAATTCTCCATTTTAGTAAAAATCAGGGCAAGGGCAAGGCAATCGTTGCCGCTGCAAATTGGGCCCGAGATCATGGCTACTCTCACCTGATTACTCTCGATGCCGATGGACAGCACGACCCTGCCGAGGCGCCCGGTTTTATTGAAAAACTGGAAGCCCATCCTCTGGCCATAATCATAGGTAAACGTAATTTTAAAAATGCTCAGGTTCCGGCGTCAAGCCGCTTCGGCCGCTGGTGGTCCAACTTATGGATAAGAATTACAACAGGCCAAAGCGTTGGGGACAGCCAGAGCGGATACAGGGCCTACCCCGTTGACGCCATTATAAAAGTTCCCTGCAAGGGACAAAGGTACAACTTTGAAGTTGAAATTATTGTAAGAAGCGCCTGGGCGGGACTGGAAATGATAGACCACGACATTTCAGTTAATTACTCTGCCGAAACAAAAGCGGCTTCCCATTTCCGTTCTTTCCGGGATAATTACCATATATCAGTGACTTACGCAGGGCTTGTTGTCAGGAACTTTTTGCCTCTTCCCCATAAAGTCATTTTCAAAAAGGAAGCAAATGATAAACCGGAAAACAGGCTTTCACTAAGGCACCCCTTGAAATCACTCAATATCCTGCTCAAGGAAAATACCACACCCAGGGAGATCGTTTCAGCCTCCATGCTGGGTATTCTGCTGGGCACACTGCCCCTTATCGCCATGCATTCCCTTTCTATTATTTTTATTGCCACCCGGCTTCGCTTAAACAGACTTATCGCGCTCAACATCAGTCATCTCTGCGCTCCTCCGCTCGTTCCTGCCATTGCCATTGAAGCGGGTCATTTCATTCGCCACGGAAGATTTCTGACGGAATTTAACTACCAGACCCTTGGCCATGAGGCCCATTTAAGGCTTTATGAATATATAATCGGCGCCATCGTCATTGCGCCCTTTCTTACGATATTTGCCGGTATGGCCGTCTACCTGCTTATCCAGGTCTACCAGGCCATTGTGCCGGTCAAGGGAAAGGAGGAACCCCTTGGCTGA
- a CDS encoding cobalamin-dependent protein (Presence of a B(12) (cobalamin)-binding domain implies dependence on cobalamin itself, in one of its several forms, or in some unusual lineages, dependence on a cobalamin-like analog.), with translation MELKLIYPKWRKLDRQTHFHLPPHGPVVFAASLPDYVNVTFIDDNVDDLDMEDSPDIVALSIMLVSQMPRAREIAAHYRKRGVTVMAGGISTALLADEMTEHVDCVFVGESEGRIEQVLDDLRAGNLKKMYRDAAMPAVELVGTARRDILNRELYTYKGVKMLDLVHASRGCRFDCFPCCTPFLGGQLFRPRPIDKVVEEIKSIDNNRLFVVDNSLAQNYEWEEELFKALIPLKKKWVSHPIEDDDKLLDLAYQAGCWYVYQAVFDTSDMIRNRIKRYKDHGIGVEGTIILGTDNQDIDYIKRLVDFLLELDLDLAEFTILTPFHHTPIRADLEKQGRILSNGLEDYTCDRVTFQPKNMTVTELQDIYYYAWETFYRERPQELKMGDLFMKVVEREMADGTYEAPKREARVSAQ, from the coding sequence ATGGAGCTGAAACTTATTTATCCCAAATGGCGCAAACTCGACAGGCAGACACATTTTCACCTCCCTCCTCATGGGCCGGTTGTTTTTGCCGCTTCTCTCCCCGATTATGTGAACGTTACTTTTATAGATGATAATGTTGACGACCTCGACATGGAGGATTCTCCCGATATTGTTGCCCTCTCCATCATGCTTGTTTCCCAGATGCCAAGGGCACGGGAAATAGCCGCTCATTACCGGAAAAGGGGGGTAACAGTTATGGCGGGCGGTATTTCAACGGCCCTTCTCGCCGACGAAATGACCGAACATGTTGACTGCGTTTTTGTCGGTGAGTCTGAAGGTCGCATTGAACAGGTTCTTGATGACTTGAGGGCAGGCAATCTAAAGAAAATGTACCGTGATGCAGCCATGCCTGCCGTCGAACTGGTTGGGACGGCAAGGCGTGATATCCTCAACAGGGAACTTTACACCTACAAGGGAGTAAAAATGCTCGATCTCGTTCACGCATCGAGAGGCTGCCGTTTCGACTGTTTTCCCTGCTGTACCCCTTTTCTCGGTGGTCAGCTTTTCCGCCCGCGTCCCATCGATAAAGTGGTAGAAGAAATCAAATCCATTGACAACAACAGGCTCTTCGTCGTCGACAATTCACTGGCACAGAATTACGAATGGGAAGAAGAACTCTTCAAGGCTCTCATCCCCCTTAAAAAGAAATGGGTCAGTCATCCTATTGAAGATGACGACAAACTTCTCGACCTTGCTTACCAGGCCGGCTGCTGGTATGTCTACCAGGCTGTTTTCGACACCTCCGATATGATACGTAATCGTATTAAACGCTATAAGGACCACGGCATAGGCGTGGAAGGAACGATTATCCTCGGTACAGACAACCAGGACATCGATTATATTAAACGCCTTGTCGATTTCCTGCTCGAACTTGACCTGGATCTTGCTGAATTTACCATTTTAACACCCTTCCATCATACACCCATCAGGGCCGACCTTGAAAAGCAGGGACGAATCTTAAGTAACGGTCTTGAAGACTACACCTGTGACAGAGTTACTTTCCAGCCTAAAAACATGACCGTTACCGAGCTTCAGGATATTTACTACTATGCCTGGGAAACTTTTTACAGGGAAAGACCACAGGAACTGAAGATGGGTGACCTCTTTATGAAGGTTGTCGAAAGAGAGATGGCCGACGGAACCTATGAGGCGCCCAAAAGAGAAGCCAGAGTATCTGCACAATAA
- a CDS encoding beta-ketoacyl-[acyl-carrier-protein] synthase family protein: MEAVITGLGLICAAGETVNEAMTTLYSGMRNPALPLRIKTELDKKPPVFEVASDLDKFNPGNDESRTTLLLLSALDEALAHAGIDKDYLDSIPVGVAMGTTVGCTLNRESFYRAYRRGENPGIEPIGRFLRNNPALYVARRHNFSGPAITIANACSSGTDAIGMGKSWIESGLCHMVIAGGSDELCRTTYLGFNSLLNTAPEPCRPFDKNRKGLNLGEGAGVLILESESSLKKRGAKKLAAVAGYATNSDAYHPTAPHPEGRGLTRAMAHALKMAETSPARVSFINAHGTSTTENDKVEGKTIGRLFPDALPVVSTKAFTGHTLGAAGAVEAIFSVMGLIDGKIPATIGFEAFDEACAIEPTSEVTPVKGNIAVSNSLAFGGNNSVLVLRGKGL, translated from the coding sequence ATGGAAGCGGTGATTACAGGACTGGGCCTTATCTGTGCGGCGGGGGAAACCGTTAATGAAGCCATGACCACTCTTTATTCGGGGATGCGCAACCCGGCCCTTCCCCTGAGAATAAAGACGGAACTTGATAAAAAACCACCTGTCTTTGAAGTCGCATCGGACCTCGATAAATTCAATCCCGGTAATGACGAATCAAGAACGACCCTTCTCCTTTTGTCCGCCCTTGATGAAGCGCTTGCTCATGCAGGTATTGACAAGGATTACCTTGACTCAATCCCTGTTGGTGTCGCCATGGGAACAACGGTGGGCTGTACGCTTAACAGGGAAAGCTTTTACCGCGCCTACCGCAGGGGTGAAAATCCGGGCATAGAGCCCATAGGAAGGTTTTTGAGAAATAACCCGGCCCTCTATGTAGCCCGGCGGCATAATTTCAGCGGTCCTGCCATTACCATTGCCAACGCCTGTTCGTCGGGAACGGACGCTATCGGCATGGGAAAAAGCTGGATAGAAAGCGGGCTTTGCCATATGGTCATTGCCGGGGGAAGTGATGAACTCTGCCGCACTACCTATCTCGGTTTTAATTCATTGCTTAACACCGCTCCCGAACCCTGCCGGCCCTTTGATAAGAACAGGAAGGGACTCAATCTCGGTGAAGGCGCAGGCGTGCTCATCCTCGAATCGGAGAGCTCCCTCAAAAAAAGAGGGGCAAAAAAGCTTGCCGCAGTGGCAGGCTATGCCACAAACAGCGATGCCTACCACCCTACAGCCCCCCACCCTGAAGGACGCGGTCTGACACGTGCCATGGCTCATGCCCTTAAAATGGCAGAAACTTCACCGGCCCGGGTATCATTTATCAATGCCCACGGCACCTCTACAACAGAAAATGACAAAGTGGAAGGAAAAACCATTGGCCGTCTTTTTCCCGATGCCCTGCCTGTTGTTTCAACGAAGGCCTTCACAGGTCACACTCTGGGGGCGGCAGGCGCTGTAGAAGCCATTTTCAGTGTTATGGGACTCATTGATGGTAAAATTCCGGCAACCATTGGTTTTGAAGCCTTCGATGAGGCCTGCGCCATCGAGCCGACGAGTGAGGTGACGCCCGTTAAAGGTAACATAGCTGTCTCCAATTCTCTGGCCTTTGGCGGCAACAATTCAGTGCTTGTTTTAAGGGGGAAGGGTTTATGA
- a CDS encoding DUF3261 domain-containing protein — protein sequence MQSKYTSLILLIFCLFITSGCASPTIEKKPPLPQLQPLEEALPESLYPEEFTLNQRIILTLDEKEYDFIGYLAADRKSGFRAMTFGEMGGKVFDLAFAGGKAEIFKKPENMPIRPIIEGVIGDIRHIYFQPDFHEAFQLKGEEGKSFFIILKDTTEQTEYHYSADKTLYHSKQVSENRIVREASHLDYKIFPGWDKALPSRIRVVNHRWDYTMDITLIKISRGIKNQRVTRH from the coding sequence ATGCAAAGCAAATACACGTCTCTTATTCTCCTTATCTTCTGCCTCTTCATTACCTCAGGCTGCGCAAGCCCGACTATTGAAAAGAAACCTCCTCTTCCCCAATTGCAGCCTCTCGAAGAAGCGCTCCCTGAATCGCTCTATCCGGAAGAATTTACCCTGAACCAGCGTATCATCCTCACCCTTGATGAAAAGGAGTATGACTTTATCGGCTACCTTGCGGCAGACCGTAAATCAGGATTCAGGGCCATGACCTTTGGAGAGATGGGAGGAAAGGTATTCGACCTGGCCTTTGCCGGGGGGAAAGCCGAAATATTTAAAAAACCGGAAAATATGCCCATCAGGCCCATTATAGAAGGCGTCATAGGCGATATAAGGCATATCTACTTTCAACCTGATTTCCATGAGGCCTTTCAACTAAAAGGGGAAGAAGGAAAATCCTTCTTTATTATACTGAAAGATACAACAGAACAGACGGAATATCATTATTCAGCCGACAAAACGCTTTATCACTCCAAACAGGTATCTGAAAATCGCATCGTGCGGGAAGCAAGCCACCTTGATTACAAAATATTTCCCGGATGGGACAAGGCGCTTCCATCACGGATAAGGGTTGTCAACCATCGCTGGGACTATACTATGGATATAACCCTTATCAAAATATCAAGAGGAATAAAAAATCAGAGGGTTACCAGGCATTGA
- a CDS encoding beta-ketoacyl-[acyl-carrier-protein] synthase family protein: MKEVVVTQMAALSAIGDSLHEMWEKLLEGRSAVRKIDRFSTEKLEFHSGASIPWLDSCESDNRIIELTRKLLNQSIAPPEKTYVIWAGIKGDTEYIEQKAEGTIKTSHFLASHYRRFACRALGIEENGMDLNAACASSTVALAIGAELIASGQQSSVLVCCADILSRFSFTGFAALRGLSATQCRPFDAQRDGLVLGDGAAAILLTHKETARDNNYPLLARLSGWGIANDANHITGPAKDARGLIKAISSATDQAGISRDQIEAYCAHGTGTVYNDAMELTAVESVYGSRKFPVFSVKGAIGHTLGAAGALEAALSVKSLAEKRVPPTAGFENHEERTAGRLSSSSRNFEGNCILTTNSGFGGCNAALIFEKV; encoded by the coding sequence TTGAAAGAAGTTGTCGTCACCCAAATGGCTGCTTTGTCCGCCATTGGAGATTCTCTCCATGAAATGTGGGAAAAACTGCTGGAAGGCCGGTCTGCCGTCAGAAAAATAGACCGTTTTTCTACTGAAAAACTTGAATTTCATTCCGGCGCATCCATCCCCTGGCTCGATAGCTGTGAGAGCGATAACAGGATCATCGAACTGACGCGAAAGCTTTTAAATCAAAGCATTGCGCCACCTGAAAAGACTTATGTCATCTGGGCAGGCATTAAAGGGGATACGGAATATATCGAACAAAAAGCGGAAGGGACCATAAAAACATCTCATTTCCTTGCAAGCCATTACCGCCGCTTTGCATGCCGGGCATTAGGCATTGAGGAAAATGGTATGGACCTTAACGCCGCATGCGCTTCTTCCACAGTTGCTCTCGCCATAGGAGCTGAACTCATTGCCTCAGGACAACAGTCAAGCGTACTGGTTTGTTGCGCCGATATACTGAGCCGTTTCAGCTTTACCGGTTTCGCGGCGCTAAGAGGCCTTTCAGCAACCCAATGCCGCCCCTTTGACGCCCAAAGAGACGGCCTGGTCCTCGGAGATGGCGCGGCGGCAATACTTCTCACCCATAAAGAGACAGCCAGAGACAACAATTATCCCCTTCTTGCCAGGCTTTCCGGCTGGGGTATCGCCAATGACGCCAATCACATTACAGGACCTGCAAAAGACGCAAGAGGACTCATTAAGGCAATAAGCTCGGCCACGGACCAGGCAGGCATATCACGGGACCAGATAGAAGCCTACTGCGCACACGGCACGGGAACAGTCTATAATGATGCCATGGAACTAACGGCAGTAGAATCAGTGTATGGATCGCGCAAATTTCCTGTCTTCTCCGTCAAGGGAGCCATCGGCCACACCCTGGGAGCAGCAGGTGCTCTGGAAGCAGCCCTGTCTGTTAAATCACTGGCTGAAAAAAGAGTCCCTCCTACGGCAGGCTTTGAAAACCATGAAGAGAGGACGGCAGGCCGCCTTTCATCATCGTCCCGGAATTTCGAAGGCAATTGCATATTAACGACAAATTCCGGTTTTGGCGGCTGCAACGCTGCACTCATATTCGAAAAGGTATAA
- a CDS encoding beta-ketoacyl synthase chain length factor codes for MTPSILGMGSVSALGCGIETLREGLIREKQPAITKRELMTPEGLKSLPVYTSRVEGLERFIPRNKLRRIDPFLQMGLLSSYLAIEDSGIDIARMEDKSRVGIIFGTGYGPLQTSFNFFDTLIDDGDKCASPTMFANSVHNALVSNVSIALKIEGPCQTLTCFDMTTWAVFSTASDWLERGIVDYVLAGVGDEYCEVRGYAVLLSTSDRANAFSPMDFNDCTYLPGEGFITFLMGKDKSKQGYGRIESLGSGKISSLHTGGCDAHFLAANGNSETGPYYNQLKRETIPAFAYSNLYGGMPAGQGFDIAIAALSLKEGALFSPHHNTGKQSKTSLKSIGCIQCDNNGNGSIIRIAS; via the coding sequence ATGACACCTTCCATACTCGGTATGGGCTCCGTATCTGCCCTTGGTTGCGGCATTGAAACATTAAGAGAAGGCCTTATCCGGGAAAAACAACCGGCCATTACAAAAAGGGAGTTAATGACCCCGGAGGGACTTAAGTCGCTCCCCGTCTACACATCCCGCGTTGAAGGCCTGGAACGCTTTATCCCCAGAAACAAATTAAGAAGGATTGATCCTTTTCTCCAGATGGGACTTTTGTCCTCTTACCTGGCTATTGAAGACAGCGGCATTGACATTGCCCGTATGGAAGATAAAAGCCGTGTGGGAATTATTTTCGGCACAGGATACGGCCCCCTGCAAACATCCTTCAATTTTTTCGATACCCTCATAGACGATGGAGACAAGTGCGCCTCGCCTACCATGTTTGCCAATTCGGTCCATAATGCCCTCGTTTCCAACGTTTCTATCGCCTTAAAGATAGAAGGCCCCTGCCAGACCTTGACCTGCTTTGATATGACGACATGGGCTGTTTTTTCAACAGCATCTGACTGGCTCGAAAGGGGTATCGTCGATTATGTCCTGGCAGGCGTAGGCGATGAATACTGTGAGGTAAGGGGTTATGCCGTCCTTCTCTCCACTTCAGACAGGGCAAATGCCTTCTCACCGATGGACTTTAACGATTGCACCTATCTTCCGGGAGAAGGTTTCATTACTTTTCTCATGGGAAAGGACAAGAGTAAACAGGGCTACGGAAGGATTGAATCGCTTGGATCAGGAAAAATATCAAGCCTCCATACGGGGGGGTGTGACGCTCATTTTCTTGCCGCCAATGGTAATTCAGAGACGGGCCCTTATTACAATCAATTAAAGAGAGAGACGATTCCTGCATTTGCCTATTCAAACCTTTATGGCGGTATGCCCGCCGGGCAGGGCTTCGATATAGCGATTGCAGCGCTGTCGCTGAAAGAGGGCGCCCTCTTTTCACCTCATCATAACACCGGTAAGCAGAGTAAAACCTCACTAAAATCGATAGGCTGCATTCAATGTGATAATAATGGAAATGGCAGCATTATCCGTATTGCATCTTAA
- a CDS encoding outer membrane lipoprotein carrier protein LolA, translated as MSGKKKLIFLTGTLLFSLLALSVTPVTAEENKKYAVVSKKRKAQITKNIEDNLHTLKTLRADFIQERHIALFLDVLKSGGLLSFERPGKLRWELTEPYRTIMLFNDNKVAKFRIEKGKIEKAGLGMEDLLRGVLGQIISILKGDFSKSMKAYNMEVFEGENYLLKLTPKSEKMAKTINSLELFFDIESLNMSQIIIREPQNDFMKITFSNQRINETLKARLFNLESPEF; from the coding sequence ATGTCAGGCAAAAAAAAGTTAATATTCCTTACAGGAACACTTCTCTTTTCTCTCCTCGCCTTGAGTGTGACTCCTGTCACAGCTGAAGAGAATAAAAAATATGCCGTCGTTTCAAAAAAGAGAAAAGCTCAAATAACAAAAAACATTGAAGACAATCTTCATACCCTAAAAACGCTGAGAGCCGACTTTATCCAGGAAAGGCATATCGCCCTCTTTCTTGACGTTCTTAAATCGGGCGGCCTTCTCTCCTTTGAAAGGCCGGGCAAGTTGCGATGGGAACTGACGGAACCCTACAGAACGATTATGCTCTTTAACGACAATAAGGTTGCCAAATTCCGCATTGAAAAGGGAAAAATTGAAAAGGCCGGCCTCGGCATGGAGGACCTCCTTCGCGGCGTTTTGGGCCAAATAATCTCCATCCTTAAAGGGGATTTCAGCAAGTCAATGAAGGCCTATAATATGGAGGTTTTTGAAGGGGAGAACTATCTGCTTAAGCTTACACCCAAATCAGAAAAAATGGCGAAAACCATTAACTCCCTTGAACTCTTTTTTGATATTGAATCATTAAACATGTCACAAATCATTATCAGAGAACCGCAGAACGATTTTATGAAAATAACCTTCTCTAACCAGAGAATCAACGAGACGCTGAAGGCCAGGCTTTTTAATTTAGAAAGTCCGGAATTTTAA
- a CDS encoding cobalamin-dependent protein (Presence of a B(12) (cobalamin)-binding domain implies dependence on cobalamin itself, in one of its several forms, or in some unusual lineages, dependence on a cobalamin-like analog.) codes for MTKILLISANVTKEPFPVYPLGMSTVAHDLRSRGYEAVEWDYLAQDESEEKLLEFARSQSPHFVGLSLRNIDNCNSKHTAYYCDLYRQLADSLRKITNAVIVLGGPGYSLFPQVLLEKIGADYGIEGEGEGVFADLIQLIESGKKPEQKVLRSTSPLSGEMISSPERDDETANYYIAHGGMLNIQTKRGCPFRCAYCTYPVLEGKFYRYRPATKVVDEIEMLTEKHDLKYYFIADSVFNDADKRYLAIAEELVKRKITIPWMAYFKPDRFQSREVALLKEAGLKAVEWGTDCASDRTLKGMCKNFTWSEVEESNRLFSDAGIASAHFIIFGGPEETEETVEEGIANLARLEKCVVFAATGVRVLPGTPMHKRAIDEKALSPEEDVLKPFFYFSPHTTREYLHERLIRAFEGKTDRVYPMGEDTDRVNAFHKLGYKGPIWDLLLGRRESRRKRSSP; via the coding sequence ATGACTAAGATACTTTTAATATCGGCAAATGTAACGAAAGAACCTTTTCCCGTCTACCCGCTCGGTATGTCGACCGTTGCCCATGATTTACGCAGCCGGGGATATGAGGCTGTCGAATGGGACTATCTTGCCCAGGATGAATCAGAGGAGAAACTTCTCGAATTTGCAAGATCCCAGTCGCCTCACTTTGTCGGTTTATCTCTTAGAAATATAGACAACTGTAATTCAAAGCATACAGCTTACTATTGCGATCTCTACCGGCAGCTTGCCGACAGCCTGAGAAAGATCACAAATGCCGTTATCGTCCTCGGCGGCCCCGGCTATTCTCTTTTTCCTCAAGTATTGCTTGAAAAGATCGGCGCCGATTACGGTATTGAAGGGGAAGGAGAAGGCGTCTTTGCCGACCTGATTCAACTGATTGAATCAGGGAAAAAACCGGAGCAAAAGGTTCTGAGATCAACATCACCTCTTTCCGGTGAAATGATTTCGTCACCGGAACGGGATGATGAAACGGCGAACTATTACATAGCGCACGGAGGCATGCTCAACATCCAGACAAAGCGCGGATGCCCCTTTCGCTGCGCTTACTGCACCTACCCTGTCCTTGAAGGTAAATTCTACCGTTACAGGCCTGCAACAAAGGTTGTCGACGAAATCGAGATGCTGACGGAAAAGCATGATCTAAAGTATTACTTTATTGCCGATTCAGTATTTAACGATGCAGACAAACGTTATCTCGCCATTGCCGAAGAGTTGGTAAAAAGAAAAATAACCATACCCTGGATGGCCTACTTCAAACCTGACCGTTTTCAATCCCGGGAAGTTGCCCTTTTGAAAGAAGCCGGCCTCAAAGCTGTCGAATGGGGTACGGACTGTGCCAGTGACCGCACCTTAAAGGGGATGTGCAAAAACTTTACCTGGAGTGAGGTGGAAGAAAGCAACAGGCTATTTTCTGATGCCGGTATTGCTTCGGCTCATTTTATTATCTTCGGCGGCCCCGAAGAAACGGAAGAAACCGTCGAAGAGGGGATAGCCAACCTGGCAAGGCTGGAAAAATGTGTTGTCTTTGCCGCAACGGGTGTCCGGGTACTTCCGGGAACCCCCATGCACAAGCGGGCAATAGATGAAAAGGCGCTTTCACCGGAAGAGGATGTGCTGAAACCTTTCTTCTATTTTTCACCGCATACGACAAGAGAATATTTGCACGAAAGACTTATCAGGGCTTTCGAAGGAAAAACGGACAGGGTTTATCCCATGGGAGAAGATACGGACCGCGTCAATGCCTTTCATAAACTCGGTTATAAAGGACCCATTTGGGACCTTCTCCTGGGAAGAAGGGAAAGCAGAAGAAAAAGGAGCAGCCCGTGA